A stretch of DNA from Ranitomeya variabilis isolate aRanVar5 chromosome 1, aRanVar5.hap1, whole genome shotgun sequence:
agtgACACTAGAAGCACTAGACACTAGAAGCCCACtctacaaggaaaactttcaatctcttcttccagaggcaaacaggtgtactaaaatggtgcagtaccagagggcccttgtagtggaattattaaaaaaaaattcccatctgacaacgctggcagcagacgtcagagtttgttgtacaaccaaggagtacatgcaagagagacagaagtaaaatccagcacaggcagaggaacaatggcaaagttctgggaaagttttctcagacccttccatcgtgCCGGCACATGATATGtatttcatgatattggtaaaatttctttgatattacctgcgcatatttgtgaaaaaaatggaaatttggcgaaaattttgaacattttgcaattttccaaatttgaatttttatgcaattaaatcacagagatatgtcacacaaaatacttaataagtaatatttcccacatgtctactttacatcagcacaattttggaaccaaaatttttttttgttagggagttataagggttaaaagttgaccagcaatttctcatttttacaacgctatttttttttagggaccacatctcatttgaagtcattttgaggggtctatatgagaacataaacaagtgtgacaccattctaaaaactgcacccctcaaggtgctaaaaaacacattcaagaagtttattaacccttcaggtgtttcacaggaatttttggaatgtttaaataaaaatgaacatttaactttttttcacaaaaaatttacttcagctccaatttgttttattttaccaagggtaacaggagaaaatggaccccaaaagttgttgtacaatttttcctgagtacgcagataccccatatgtgggggtaaaccactgtttgggcacatggcagagtttggaagcgaaggagcgccatttgacttctcaatgcaaaattgacaggaattgagatgggaccccaatgttgcatttggagagctactgatatgcctaaacattgaaaccccccacaagtgacaccattttggaaagtagaccccctaaggaacttatctagatgtgtggtgagaactttgacccattaagtgattcacagaagtttatatgcagagccgtaaaaataaaaaatcatattttttcacaaaaatgatcttttcgcccccaattttttattttcccaagggtaagagaataaattggacctcaaaagttcttgtacaatttgtcctgagtacgctgataccccatatgtgggggggaaccaccgtttgagcgcatggaagagctcggaagggaaggagcgtcatttggaatgcagacttagatggattggtctgcaggcgtcacattgcgtttgcagagcccctagagtacctaaacagtagaaaacccccacaagtgacccttattggaaactagaccccccaagaaacttatctagatgtgttgtgagaactttgaacccccaagtgtttcactacagtttataacgcagagccgtgaaaataaaaaaaatcctttttttccacaaaaattattttttgcccccagttttgtattttcccaagggtaacaggagaaattggaccgcaaaagttgttgtccaatgtgtcctgagtacgctgataccctatatgttggggtaaacccctgtttgggtgcatgggagagctcggaagggaaggagcactgttttactttttcaacgcagaatttgctggaattgagatcggacgccatgtcgcgtttggagagcccctgatgtgcctaaacagtggaaaccccccaattataactgaaaccctaatccaatcacatctctaaacctaatcccaatggtaaccctaaccacacccctaaccctgacacacccctaaccctaatcccaaccctattcccaaccgtaaatgtaatccaaaccctaaccctaactttagacccaaccctaaccctaactttagccccaaccctaactgtagccttaaccctagccacaaccctagccctaaacctagccctaaccctaaccctaaccctagccctaaccctaatgggaaaatggaaataaatacattacttaattttttaatttttcgctaactaagggggtgatgaagtggggtttgatttacttttatagcgtttttttagcggatttttatgattggcagccatcgcacactgaaagacgctttttattgcaaaaaattttttttgcgttaccacattttgagagctataatttttccatattttggtccacagagtcatgtgaggtcttgttttttgcgggacgagttgacgtttttattgatggcATTTacaggcacgtgactttttttgattgctttttattctgatttttgtgaggcagaatgaccaaaaaccagctattcatgaatttcttttgggggaggcgtttataccattctgcgtttggtaaaatggataaagcagttttattcctcgggtcagtacgattacagcaatacctcatttgtatcattttttatgttttgccgcttttatacgataaaaactataacttttttcttttttctttgatgatgctatgtcatggctcgttttttgcgggacaagatgacgttttcagcggtaccatggttatttatatccgtctttttgatcgcgtgttattccactttttgtttggtgatatgataataaagctttgttttttgcctcatatttttttttttacggtgttcactgaaggggttaactagtgggacagttttttaggtcgggtcgtttcggacgcggcgatactaaatatgtgtacttttattgttttttttatttagataaagaaatgtatttatatatagaaacaatatatttattttttatttttggggggattttatttttttttacacatgtgaatattacttttttttacactataacattggcccagggggggcatcatgttatagtgtaagatcactgatctgacagtttgcaaagcactctgtcagatcggcgatctgacgtgcactgctcctagaggcttcccggcgcctgctctgagcaggcgcagtggagccacctccctgcaggacccggatgccgtggccatcttggatccgggcctgctgcagggaggaggaggtaagagactctcggagcaacgcgatcacattgcgttgctcagggggtctcagggaagcatgcagggagccccctccctgcgcaatgcttccctatacagcCGGAAAACTGCGatgatgtttgatcgcagtgtgctgggggttaatgtgccgcagGCGGTCcgtgacacatagtgccggatgtcagctgtgataatcagctgacacccggccgcgatcggccgcgctccccccgtgagcgtggccaatcgcatatgacgtactatcccgttggtggtcatacgggcccaccccacgtcgacgggatagtacctctaaagtcagaaaggggttaaaaggactcCCGGGGAGGATCGTTGTAAAAATGCTTTggtttctcatagacttacattgagctcggtggtcgggtcgagtacccgagtatcccaatttgctcgacccgagcaacgagcacccgagcattttagtgctcacctatCACTAGTGCTAACGCATGTATATATGAaatgtatgaaatatgaatagcattactgctccaGATAATAAGAATGTGATAAgttttccattttttcttattatcttgaGCAATAATGCTATTCATATTTTGTGTGCTGTTCCGTGTAAGTTATGTTCTTCAATTTTATGTGTATCTTTATGCTATGTATGTTCTTacatttctgctctgctgccacccaatggccttttaccatatggcagcttgttattaattCTGTGGGCATGTCCTCCACTTCcagttcaggggtcaagtcttctcttcctctggcagccatttcattttttAGTTTACATGCTGTTGTGAGAACGAGGACACGCTTGAatcgggcttaggaaggcatcagtctttcgacctcttgctgctcacTCGCTGTCACAAATACACTTGGTGTACTTGACTCAACTCTGGAGAAGTTACTGTATACCATCCTATGCcgtatgtccagatttccaaataaacaagtctggattgcacaatccctggtgtgcatcatctctccggacgcTGAACAGCATTTGTCCTGTCTGCCTCACATCGAGGAAAACTGAAGGTACGAATCTCTCTCACTGCCTCACATCGTGGAAAACTAAAGGTATGAATCTCTCTCACAGCACCTATTAGTCaaccacacctccattcgcctcatgtggggacagaacagtcaaaagtCTCCCTTGAAGCCCGGCCAGAATCATCCTTATATCCATATCCATGTGCCCACACTCTGCCTGCTcacatactgcagccctgctctgctaaGAAATCTCCCGCAGCATCACCTCAGGCTGCATTGTGCATACAGATTCTCTGTGTATTATACCACATCGCTGCAGATTGTCGAATTGCAGAACCCCACAATTCTTCAAAACACTTTGGGAATATTATCAGGGGGTCACAAATAAGCTGCACCGCGATTTCCAGCCCCCAATTCAAAAGTGCAGCGCACCTTAAATCAAAATGGCTGAAAAGGACCCTACGCAGTTCCCCAATGCTGAAACAGAGCAAATACAACCTGATACTGTCCATTATGAAGACTGTGAAGCAGAGCCCGCTTCCACAGCAGACCCAGATGCATGACCAGTTCACTCTCTCAAGCCAACATTAATGGTCCTCGAGAATTACAATTCCACAAGGGATGAGCTCAATGACAACCTGGACGACCTATGGGAACGAGTTGCCTCCCTCATGTCAAGCATCCAATGCCACAAAGATGATGCAGCGAGTCTACAGGACACTATAAGACAGCTAGACATGGCCCACAGCAGATACAAGAGACTGTCAGCAAAGTATGCAGCCTTCCTAAAAGACTAAATTCGACGAAGTTAAGCAAGGCAGATTCCACAGACAAAGAAAGGGACGCCACCGTGGAAGACGCCAaagataaagctgagcttcatatcGCCCATCTGGAAGAAACTAGATCGCACAGGTCAGCCTCGTCTAAACACTCGGTTCGGTCAAACAAATCATCCTGCTCAAGAACTTCAGCCCTCAGTGACAGAGATCTAGAGGCCCATTTGAACGCAGAGCAGTCCAAACTAAGATGTTCATACACAGAAAAGAAAGCAAAAGCAGAGGCTCTAGCAAAGATTCTGCAAGCAGAAGCAGAGGCAAAAGCAGAAGCgaagaaagcagaagcagaggctggagcaaagattcttcaaacagaaatggaggaagaaatcgCATTAGCCGAAGTAAAAATACTCAAGCAAGCATTGAAGCAAAACCTCGACCCAATTTGCCTGCCACCACAGGAAGGAGATGACCCAGCTGTTCGTACCAGCGACTACGTGCAGAAACAGATACCTGTAGCACACACCTTCTCCAGGGATGTTCAACCCAACATTGTGGAAACATCCAAGTCAGCCAATCCTATGGTGCCAGTATCGTCTACAGCCCCTGCAGGAACCCAAGACCAACGCCATGATGCACCCCCTCTGGAGCAGTCATCACCGCAAGACAACCGCAAGGCACACTCCAGCCTGCTTCCACAGTTCAAGCAGCAGTCATCGGAATCAATTCACCCTTCCACGCCACACAGCTTATACGCCCGAGGGGCACCACAAGCTAATACAGTAACAAGGAGTGAAGGATCAGACATGTCTGAGTTTGCCAGGTTCATGGTGAGCAGAGAGCTAATCAGCACTAGCTTCTCAAAATTCGACAACCGTGcagagaactacagagcctggaaagcaaCATTCAAGGCCACCATTGCTGATCTCAACCTATCCGCGGAGCAGGAGCTCGACCTCATGGTAAAATGTGTGGGTCCTGAATCCACAAACTGTATCAAGAGTCTTAGGACTGTCTATGTCTATGACTGTCCTAAGGTAatctgccttgcgcaggcatgtactgcggaggacacagcatgaacttcaatccaatattgcggccagcatgcagccagcgggtaaggaaagggtgaatcaaacacccgaaaatctcgcccatatgaccgcaaacctgtcccgccaaattcaggtgacaggttccctttaagtgatctgCTTATGGAGCTGGAGCTTGCTAAAAGTGACCCTCATCTGTCTGGACTGTGCTATTTGGACACTGCCCATGAGGTGAACCCAATCATCTCAAAGCTCAAAGAGAAGTGGGCAGTGTGCGTCTCCAGGTACAGTACagagaaaaagtttggacacaccttctcatttaaagatttttctgtattttcatgactatgaaaattgtaaattcacactgaaggcatcaaaactatcaattaacacatgtggaattatatacttaacaaaaaagtgtgaagcaactgaaaatatgtcttatattctaggctcttcatggtaaaatagctgctaggaaaccactgctaaggacaggcaacaagcagaagagacttgtttgcgctaaagaacacaaggaatggacattagaccagtgaaaatctgtgctttggtaaattcagtgtgaatttacaattttggtctgtactgtataaatggTCACATAATGTCACCTTTCCTCACCTTTCCTCCATTCATTCAGTTCTGCAAGTTCATTGACGAACAGGCCCAAATGAGGAACGATCCTAGCCTCAACTTCCTGGAGTCTAACACTGCAGCTCCAGCAACACCTTCATCAAGGTATGAAAGCATCACACATAGATGCAAGGACTCGAGGAACAATGTAAGCATCAGAAAGACTAACCTGTCATCACCTGCACTACCTGCCGATAAACAGTACACTATTCCGCCGAGGGATAAGTCAATTGTGAGTGTCCCATTCACAAAAAACcacactcactgaacaaatgtagagacttcaggtccaaaaccatgcaggagaacctcagCGAACTTGAGGTATGTTTCAAGTGCTGCGCTTCATCAGAACACATGGCCAAGGACTGTAAATCTGCCATTAAGTGTGAAGAGTGTCATAGCGATAGACACCCATCAGCCTTGCACCCAGCATCAGCCACCAGCGATCCAGCAGTCACAGTTACCTCTAGTCCCGCTACAAGCTATGGCGGGGAGCCACAGAATCACGCCAAGTGCACCACAGCTGTTTTCTGCTCATGCTCAGAGGTATGTCGGGAGAATCAAAGTGCTAAATGCTGTGCCAGGATATGCCTGTCacaatattgtatgaaatataatataagtGTTACtctctcattgccagcacctatagtGTGGGTGCTGACCCCCTTCCCTTTACTTCAGGGTTTAGCTTTCCTTTTcaatgtgtgtgggggagattttatTGCCTCTAGCTCTGGGAGCAAAGGAATTTACAACCGGCATAGCTGCAGTGGAAAGTTGTactagcagaaactggtctgatctcgcttgtaaaacatgaggctctttttcctaatattgtaagatattgggccaacggttttggctaagaaaataataaatacatattgttatagtccatcggcggatctatcaACCCCTGTAAGGAGCAACCTCTAATTCCAACAAGTAAAAAAGtacagatttctctggaactgtgtgtcctactagcctgaatttagtatctatagagagcaaatcttaatacaagttGAATGAGGGGTGTGTTATGACTCTTCCAGATTCTACAGCAAAGATATGACAGTCATAAGAATGgttggagaaaactgtacagctgaggatggaggagggcgatcctaactcaacccctttggtgatgtcacgggctgcggtttataagtttctgccaggcTTCCAGCATTtagttttttacctgaagagccctgactgccagtcctgatgcactgggacatatgggaactccacccactagcctggttgcctgcaatgtcctgagaacatgtgagtgttactttttctcatttaatccctttatgttataattaccttgtacattttcaattgtctcatattgtaacatctttatatgccttttttgtaaacactgccttaaactttcggagtaaaatagataaattactagttcgttcttcctgttctaaaacgtaccttaagccttctgaagggaattacgctactgttttgggttagcttcggacccgtttaatcgaagctggtggcagcatcccgtgtgcgggcctttgggtgtcgttgtagcgactgcggcattgataattattgttcctgcctgagtgggagtatttatatcgccttgCTGCAgcgttcccaatagccagtacatagcaggcagcctttctggcgaatagttactctaggtgcagtacctaatctgacctgagggtaaggggggcgccagagagctgcaagtttcaagtggaactgtaagcgggatatacataaatccctgaagttcgtggtatattgaagagcagtgggatacttaaaataagcccctgctgtaaactaagaggtcaatagccttgtgtgtgttttttcatcacattgtagcagtggagggataactaagataagcccccctgcacatgtgatagccgtctgtttccctaaagtcaccctgatccgtgacgtaggggtgacggtcacagtggattcgtgacaaattggtggcagcgggtgGTATACATGACAATGCCTAATCAGAGTCTATCCAGAAGGGCAACCAGAGAAGGcagtaaaaatgtatgccatcattgaTGACAGAGCAATCGATCCCTAGCTGGACCTAGGTTCTTTGAAGCCTTTAGAATCAAAGGGCCAGCAACGCCTTACACTCTGAATACTTGCTCGGGGCGCATAGAGACTAGCGGCAGAAGAGCACAAGGTTTCATTGCTTCTCCTGCCAATGGAGATGTAGAAATACCCCTACCTACGCTAATCGAATGCGATCAAATACCAGaccaaagggatgagatccctACCCCGGAAGCTGCTTTCCATCAACCACCCTTAAGGCACCTAGCCAGCCTTATCCCACCATTGGATACAGATGCTGAAATCCTACTTCTGCTCGGGAGAGACAAtttgaggatacataaggtccGCCAACAGTGTAATGGTCTTGACTACGCCCCCTACGCCCAGAGACTTGACTTGGGTAGTCATAGGAAATGTATGCTTGGACCGAACAGGAGTCCATTCCTTTAAGACCTACGCACGCCGAGACGGGCAAACTactttctgcaaaccatgtcctcatcACTATGAGGTGAAGGAAAAGGCTCCAGATCCTGTACAGCTGCCTGATGTTATCCCTTCTCCCTATGCAGATGACTTGGGAAGATCGGTGTTTCATACCAATAAGGATGACAACAAAGTAGCCCCATCTATGGAAGACAAGGAATTTGTCAGGATAATGGACAATgagttccttaaccccttcccgacctgtgacgccacgtaggcatcatgaaagtcggtgccaatccgacctgtgacgcctatgtggcgtcatgaagGGAtcacatccctgcagatcgggtgaaagggttaactccaatttcactccgatctgcagggacagggggagtggtacttcagcccaaggggggtgccttcaccccccgtggctacgatcgctctgaatgGCTGTTGAaattgaaacagccaatcagagcgatttgtaatattacaCCTATGAAAAgttgtgaaatattacaatccagccatggccgatgctgcaatatcatcggccatggctggaaaccctgatctgcccccccaccaccgatcgcctccccagtcctccgtcctgtgatccgctcccctccatccgcctgtccgcTCTCCCATCCTCCTGTCCGTTCCCCATgtgctccaatcccacccccgtgctccgatccccccctcatactcactgagcctcccggtgtccgtccgtctgctccatgggcgccgccttcttccaaaatggcgggcgcatgcacagatttGTTCCAggtaaattttgatcactgtgataaaacctagcacagtgatcaaaataaaaaaaaatagtaaatgaaccccccctttatcacccccataggtagggacaataatataataaagaaaatatatttacttttgtttttccactagggttagggttagaactagggttagggttagagttagggctagggttagggttagaactagggttagggctagggttagaattagggttagaattaggctatgtgcacacggtgcggatttggctgcggatccatggcggattggccgctgcggattcgtagcagttttctatcaggtttacagttaccatgtaaacctatggaaaaccaaatccgctgtgcccatggtgcggaaaatacagcgtggaaaagctgctttgtattt
This window harbors:
- the LOC143797013 gene encoding uncharacterized protein LOC143797013, which gives rise to MVLENYNSTRDELNDNLDDLWERVASLMSSIQCHKDDAASLQDTIRQLDMAHSRYKRLSANKADSTDKERDATVEDAKDKAELHIAHLEETRSHRSASSKHSVRSNKSSCSRTSALSDRDLEAHLNAEQSKLRCSYTEKKAKAEALAKILQAEAEAKAEAKKAEAEAGAKILQTEMEEEIALAEVKILKQALKQNLDPICLPPQEGDDPAVRTSDYVQKQIPVAHTFSRDVQPNIVETSKSANPMVPVSSTAPAGTQDQRHDAPPLEQSSPQDNRKAHSSLLPQFKQQSSESIHPSTPHSLYARGAPQANTVTRSEGSDMSEFARFMVSRELISTSFSKFDNRAENYRAWKATFKATIADLNLSAEQELDLMVKCVGPESTNCIKSLRTVYVYDCPKVICLAQACTAEDTA